The DNA region TCAGCGGCCACGGGTGCGCCATCTCGCAGGCCGCCGCGTCCATGATGAGCGAGCACGCCCTGGGCAAGACGTGGGACGAGGTGCACGCCGTCGCCGGCCGCTTCCGCCAGATGATCCACGGCGACGAGACCGCCGCGCGCGACAAGGCGCTGGGCGACATGCGCGCGCTGGCCGGCGTGTCGAAGCTGCCGCGCCGGGTGAAGTGCGCCATGCTCGCCTGGGACGCCCTGGACGAGGCGGAAAAGAAGATCGATCCGCAGTAGGAAATTTCACGCGGAGGCGCGGAGGTACAAAAGAGAGCCGCGGAGGGGCACGATGCTCCTCCGCGGCTCTTCTTTTCCTCCGCGCCTCCGCGTGAACTGCGGTGACGGAGCTGGCGCGTGATCAGCGCTTGGTCGCGCGGCGCGGAATGCGGCGCGGGTCCCCGCCCTGCTCTATGCGGTCGGCAA from Longimicrobium sp. includes:
- the sufU gene encoding Fe-S cluster assembly sulfur transfer protein SufU; amino-acid sequence: MERSALDSVYQELILKHYRSSKHRGELESPDAVVPMRNPVCGDDILLQVQVREGRIAEIRFSGHGCAISQAAASMMSEHALGKTWDEVHAVAGRFRQMIHGDETAARDKALGDMRALAGVSKLPRRVKCAMLAWDALDEAEKKIDPQ